The following proteins come from a genomic window of Gimesia chilikensis:
- a CDS encoding Hsp20/alpha crystallin family protein, with the protein MPIFRWDQSWNPLRDLEREVDRLIQGVEFSVQGIRMPRQYPAVNIFELEHEFLITAELPGMQVEDLELTIANSVLTLKGHRDSPVSENEAIPEERFRRRERTFGEWQRSISIPDRISDEHLSAEFNDGVLKIHLPKLEEESPRQIPVSSGE; encoded by the coding sequence ATGCCGATTTTTCGCTGGGATCAATCCTGGAACCCGTTGCGGGACCTGGAACGTGAAGTTGATCGACTGATTCAGGGAGTTGAATTCTCAGTTCAGGGGATTCGTATGCCCCGCCAGTATCCGGCTGTGAATATATTTGAACTGGAGCACGAGTTTCTAATCACTGCAGAGCTCCCGGGCATGCAGGTGGAAGACCTGGAGTTGACGATTGCCAACAGCGTGCTGACGCTCAAAGGGCATCGCGACTCCCCCGTCTCTGAGAACGAAGCCATTCCAGAAGAACGTTTTCGACGTCGAGAACGAACCTTCGGCGAGTGGCAACGCTCGATCAGTATTCCGGATCGGATTTCGGACGAACATCTCTCTGCTGAGTTCAATGACGGTGTGCTGAAGATCCATCTTCCCAAGCTGGAAGAGGAAAGTCCCCGTCAGATTCCGGTCAGCTCAGGAGAATAG
- a CDS encoding tetratricopeptide repeat protein — MNTPFEPEQPFRTLTSPQKKLWSSGAVVAIFGCGVLVLFLWLGRSESTSSAPEQDSQSSVQQKSDKDRQKELIAYLQDHPQDEFAHYQLGELIRHRAPFQALENFSHVTSRHPHYFEAVAAIAEIALEQDLPDRAKPALQILVREYPEQIDYQKALARIYQQEGRYRRALRYARRCVELEPGNAENQLLLAEILKKAGRTSEMLAPLKEALYLQPDFFPAHLSLAYASLYTGDLETAKREARWCLEQEPESIAALRYLATIDRNQGQIASAFQHIDQALRIDPQDFDSLLIKADLLLYQRQGEAAYAMLKPLYENHQSNRHYISALARAAGLTGKREEALELQKRNQELIKEDDLRPSSLQSDTVEKKQAQHN; from the coding sequence ATGAACACGCCGTTTGAACCGGAACAACCCTTTCGCACTTTGACTTCCCCCCAGAAAAAACTCTGGTCGAGCGGGGCCGTCGTGGCAATATTCGGCTGCGGGGTACTGGTGCTGTTCCTCTGGTTGGGACGAAGTGAATCGACGTCATCTGCCCCAGAGCAAGACTCACAATCGTCGGTACAACAGAAGTCTGATAAAGACCGGCAGAAAGAATTAATCGCTTATCTGCAGGATCATCCACAGGATGAGTTCGCCCATTATCAGCTCGGTGAACTGATTCGGCATCGTGCCCCTTTTCAAGCTCTGGAAAATTTCTCGCATGTTACTTCCCGGCACCCGCACTACTTTGAGGCGGTGGCAGCGATCGCGGAAATCGCCTTGGAGCAGGATCTCCCCGACCGTGCGAAGCCGGCATTGCAGATACTGGTACGGGAGTATCCGGAGCAGATTGATTACCAGAAAGCCCTGGCACGCATCTATCAGCAGGAAGGCCGTTACCGACGCGCGCTCCGCTATGCCCGACGCTGTGTGGAACTCGAACCAGGTAACGCAGAGAATCAGCTGCTGCTGGCTGAGATTCTCAAAAAAGCAGGGCGGACCAGTGAAATGCTCGCGCCCCTCAAGGAAGCACTCTATCTTCAGCCCGATTTCTTCCCGGCTCATTTGAGTCTGGCTTACGCGTCTCTGTATACCGGAGATCTGGAAACCGCGAAACGGGAAGCGCGCTGGTGTCTGGAGCAGGAACCTGAATCGATCGCTGCCCTGCGCTATCTGGCGACCATCGACCGCAACCAGGGGCAGATCGCGTCCGCGTTCCAGCACATTGATCAGGCGCTGCGGATTGATCCTCAGGACTTTGACAGCCTGCTCATCAAGGCAGATCTGCTTCTCTACCAGCGTCAGGGAGAGGCAGCTTACGCAATGCTCAAACCGCTCTATGAAAACCACCAAAGCAACCGCCATTATATTTCGGCTCTGGCCCGGGCAGCCGGTCTGACGGGGAAACGTGAAGAGGCCCTGGAACTTCAGAAACGGAATCAGGAATTGATCAAGGAAGACGATCTACGCCCCTCATCGCTACAGAGCGACACCGTGGAAAAGAAACAGGCTCAGCATAACTGA
- a CDS encoding CRTAC1 family protein produces MSNFRFRRNTASRLLQLMTWTVCLLSCQSIADPVLLSAEEPADKIQLKDVTDAVQLSFQHRSPLTVTRHLHLMMGSGVGWFDYDNDGFPDLFCAQGEEWQSALRKKQVADLDWSHRMFRNVEGRAFQDITRASGLTGFGYGMGMAVGDFNHDGFEDLYVSVFGRNQLYANNGDGTFTDISQAAHVDHPGYGASCTWVDLNGDGLLDLYIANYLEIDREHYPLCSRRVDNSRVYFVCHPRYVPGEYDVVFRNLGNGKFLDVSQQSGLHSEPARQGLGVFAADYDLDGDQDIYVANDSVANQLWINDGRGNFTDQALIAGLAFNREGDREAGMGLAGADYNGDGTLDLLVTNYFGETNTLYRNEGALFFLDVTDETGLAAPSRVRLGFGTSFVDLNNDGWEDLFVANGHVHDRLAQLGKSEPFEQEPQLFRNESGTRFREISNSAGPFFQTRRVGRGSATADFNRDGLADLAVSHLNQKVVLLQNQTRTTGQSIALKLIGTEANRSAIGAVVEITAGKRKLMRLRKGSSSYLSVDESEILVGLGEQRDAVTVKVIWPGGKSEIWTGFKAGQHYTLIEGNSDSQKSTPSQSEE; encoded by the coding sequence ATGAGCAATTTCCGTTTTAGACGAAATACAGCTTCCCGTCTGTTGCAGCTGATGACCTGGACGGTCTGTCTGCTCAGCTGCCAGTCGATTGCAGATCCGGTTCTGCTTTCCGCTGAGGAACCGGCGGATAAAATACAGCTCAAGGATGTGACCGACGCTGTGCAGCTTTCATTTCAGCATCGCTCGCCGCTGACCGTCACCCGGCATCTGCACCTGATGATGGGATCGGGGGTTGGCTGGTTCGACTATGACAACGATGGCTTTCCCGACCTGTTCTGTGCCCAGGGAGAAGAATGGCAATCTGCACTGCGTAAGAAACAGGTTGCAGACCTGGACTGGTCACATCGCATGTTTCGGAATGTGGAAGGGCGTGCGTTTCAGGACATCACCCGGGCCTCGGGGCTGACCGGCTTCGGTTACGGAATGGGCATGGCTGTTGGCGACTTTAATCACGATGGTTTTGAGGATCTGTATGTCAGTGTCTTTGGTCGCAATCAATTGTATGCCAACAATGGTGACGGGACCTTTACCGATATTTCACAGGCGGCCCACGTTGATCATCCCGGTTACGGTGCCAGCTGTACCTGGGTAGATCTCAATGGCGATGGGCTGCTGGATTTGTATATCGCTAACTATCTCGAGATTGACCGGGAGCACTATCCTCTCTGCAGCCGTCGGGTTGATAACTCGCGGGTTTATTTTGTCTGTCATCCACGTTATGTACCAGGCGAATATGATGTGGTCTTTCGCAACCTGGGGAACGGTAAATTCCTGGATGTCTCCCAGCAGTCCGGCCTGCATAGCGAGCCTGCCCGACAGGGACTGGGAGTCTTTGCTGCAGACTATGATCTGGATGGCGACCAGGATATCTACGTGGCCAATGACTCCGTGGCGAATCAGCTCTGGATCAATGATGGTCGGGGAAACTTCACCGATCAGGCATTGATCGCGGGGCTGGCCTTTAATCGGGAAGGGGACCGTGAAGCGGGCATGGGGCTGGCCGGTGCTGATTATAACGGGGATGGCACCCTGGATTTACTCGTGACTAACTACTTCGGCGAAACTAATACGCTTTATCGCAACGAAGGTGCCCTGTTTTTTCTGGATGTCACCGATGAGACCGGGCTGGCGGCGCCGAGTCGGGTCCGTCTGGGGTTTGGAACTTCGTTTGTCGATCTGAATAACGATGGTTGGGAAGATCTGTTTGTTGCCAACGGACATGTGCATGACCGGCTGGCCCAACTGGGTAAAAGTGAGCCGTTTGAACAGGAACCGCAGCTCTTCAGGAATGAATCTGGAACGCGTTTTCGTGAGATCTCTAATTCTGCAGGGCCTTTCTTTCAGACGAGACGGGTCGGACGCGGGAGTGCCACGGCCGATTTTAATCGGGATGGACTGGCTGATCTGGCTGTCTCTCATTTGAATCAAAAGGTCGTCCTGCTGCAGAATCAAACCCGGACCACCGGTCAGAGCATCGCCTTGAAACTGATTGGAACCGAGGCGAACCGCAGCGCGATCGGAGCCGTTGTGGAAATCACTGCCGGGAAGAGGAAGCTGATGCGGTTACGAAAGGGGAGCAGCAGCTATCTGTCAGTTGATGAGTCTGAAATACTGGTGGGATTGGGGGAGCAGCGTGACGCTGTTACGGTGAAAGTCATCTGGCCCGGAGGGAAATCGGAGATCTGGACTGGATTCAAGGCGGGGCAGCACTATACATTGATAGAAGGTAACAGCGACTCACAGAAATCAACCCCCAGCCAGTCTGAAGAATGA
- a CDS encoding DUF1559 domain-containing protein, producing MADWYLKRNEQITGPYSDQELEDLLTTGKITKTDLIRQGTDRQFQTADSLPEQFSRPHENASYPKTPRHRFDPVNLVLVLLIAVAILIPLLDMQFFRSSGRRRSVTKNHLKQIGLALHIYHEQNTTFPPGALSDSKDHPFQSWQALILPYLDHESVFKQIDFQKSWDAPENRPPFQEEISVYLSPNTSQTRSREGYALSHFAGNKLVLKQNQGMKIRESITDGSSNTIMAVELGEGFKPWGDPSSLTVPSTVIGPGQKSLSRGGNHVLFCDGRVMFVDRNIDPAILKALSTPDGGETIIDY from the coding sequence ATGGCTGACTGGTACCTGAAACGTAACGAGCAAATCACGGGACCGTATTCAGATCAGGAACTGGAAGATCTCCTGACAACAGGAAAAATCACAAAAACAGATCTGATCCGGCAGGGAACAGACCGGCAATTTCAGACTGCAGACAGTTTACCGGAACAGTTTTCTCGCCCCCATGAAAATGCATCATATCCGAAAACTCCCCGCCACAGATTTGATCCAGTCAATCTGGTTCTGGTTCTGTTAATCGCTGTTGCCATCCTGATCCCTCTGCTCGACATGCAGTTCTTCAGGTCCAGCGGTCGGCGGCGGTCTGTTACCAAGAATCATCTGAAGCAGATCGGTCTGGCACTACACATCTATCATGAGCAGAATACCACATTTCCTCCAGGCGCCCTCTCAGACAGCAAAGATCATCCCTTCCAGAGTTGGCAGGCTTTAATTCTCCCCTATCTCGACCACGAGTCTGTTTTCAAACAAATTGACTTCCAGAAGTCGTGGGACGCTCCAGAAAACCGCCCCCCGTTCCAAGAGGAAATCTCCGTCTACCTGAGCCCAAACACCAGCCAGACCCGCTCCCGGGAAGGTTATGCACTCTCTCACTTTGCAGGCAACAAACTGGTTCTGAAACAGAATCAAGGCATGAAAATACGGGAATCCATCACGGATGGATCGTCAAATACCATCATGGCCGTCGAACTCGGAGAAGGATTCAAACCCTGGGGAGACCCGAGCTCATTAACAGTCCCCTCCACAGTCATTGGACCAGGGCAGAAATCGCTTTCCCGGGGAGGAAATCATGTGCTGTTCTGCGATGGTCGAGTAATGTTTGTCGATCGCAATATCGATCCTGCCATTCTCAAAGCACTGAGCACACCCGACGGCGGTGAGACCATCATTGATTACTAA
- a CDS encoding creatininase family protein, translated as MSAEPAMRPWILAETNYAHVKECSYEVAVLPMGATEPHNLHLPYGTDTFEAEAIGSRVCEAAWQQGAKVVMLPPIPYGTETNQSAFPLSMNVNPSTLGQIISDLVDSLANHGVEKLLILNSHGGNDFKPLLRELHGTTPVQIFLADWFRGTTADVKPQIFENPDDHAGEMETSLALAFFPHLVVRNPESGALLADEGATNPTRFTAVNSGWVSITRPWHLLTTNTGSGNPHQASAEKGEKLMQILVERLSEFLVELSEAELDEQFPF; from the coding sequence GTGTCTGCAGAACCTGCGATGCGTCCCTGGATTTTAGCCGAAACCAACTATGCGCATGTCAAAGAATGTTCCTATGAAGTAGCGGTGCTGCCGATGGGGGCTACTGAACCACATAATCTGCATCTGCCTTACGGGACCGATACATTCGAAGCCGAAGCCATCGGTTCACGTGTCTGTGAAGCGGCCTGGCAGCAGGGTGCGAAGGTCGTGATGCTGCCCCCCATTCCTTATGGCACCGAGACCAACCAGAGTGCGTTCCCGTTATCCATGAATGTGAATCCTTCCACACTGGGGCAGATCATTTCTGATCTGGTCGATTCCCTCGCGAATCATGGTGTGGAGAAGCTGCTGATTTTGAACAGCCACGGGGGGAATGATTTCAAACCATTGTTGCGAGAACTGCATGGCACCACGCCGGTCCAGATCTTTCTGGCTGACTGGTTTCGCGGGACCACCGCTGACGTGAAGCCACAGATCTTTGAGAATCCCGATGATCACGCCGGGGAGATGGAAACATCGCTCGCTCTGGCATTTTTCCCTCATCTGGTTGTCCGGAATCCTGAGTCCGGAGCGCTGCTCGCAGACGAAGGGGCCACGAATCCGACCCGCTTTACTGCCGTCAATTCAGGCTGGGTGAGCATTACGCGTCCCTGGCATCTGCTGACCACCAATACGGGATCCGGAAATCCACATCAGGCATCTGCTGAAAAAGGGGAAAAGCTGATGCAGATTCTGGTCGAGCGATTGTCCGAGTTTCTGGTCGAACTCTCCGAGGCGGAACTGGATGAGCAATTTCCGTTTTAG
- a CDS encoding Hsp20/alpha crystallin family protein has product MSQPHEHDEPRSLSHPEQFVFTPPIDIYETDEGLVLYADLPGVSVGSLELQVQDNKLTLLGKVEPQIPEGARPIHKEYEVGNYLRSFILSGEIVHSEIEAKLTNGVLRIFLPKAPKAEPRRIQVNTG; this is encoded by the coding sequence ATGAGTCAACCACACGAACATGATGAACCGCGTTCTCTGTCGCATCCAGAGCAGTTTGTATTTACTCCGCCGATTGATATTTACGAAACCGATGAAGGTCTGGTGCTCTACGCGGATCTGCCAGGCGTCTCCGTCGGATCACTGGAACTGCAGGTACAAGACAACAAACTCACATTGCTGGGCAAAGTCGAGCCTCAGATCCCCGAAGGCGCGCGTCCGATTCATAAAGAATACGAAGTCGGAAATTACCTCCGCTCATTTATTCTCAGCGGAGAGATTGTGCACAGCGAGATTGAAGCCAAGCTGACCAACGGGGTCCTGCGTATTTTTCTGCCGAAAGCCCCCAAAGCAGAGCCGCGACGGATTCAGGTCAACACTGGCTGA
- a CDS encoding MFS transporter, translated as MTDTETETLSLEKTDFTLKMRLIVMMFLQYFVQGCYLPIITLYLIDALGFSAFQIGVFGAALAVGPLLAPFVFGQIVDRHYATERVLAFCHLSGGVIMLALFLQQSYWPVVILGVLYSILYVPTMMLTNSLSFQHLKDSDREFPLIRLWGTIGFVVPAWLAEGLFLRGLSGDALNTGRGIVLAMAGVAGLLMAAYCLSLPHTPPVSKDKKDLAPGKVLKMLKYRHFLVLVLVAFIISIVHKFYFQWNSPFLKNVLVMGDVTGAWEQRISSIGQVFEVLVMAVLGFALKKFGFKLVMLVGLLSYLVRSLIFAYASTLSDAFPLAMALTCLGQAMHGLCFGCFLAAAYIYVDKVCPLDARGSMQTFFGTFVFGLGMFAGGFISGSIGDYFTSPGKETLVRTAWNIESQTGIQAFTQKNLEGHPIDLLRDWPGIWLSSAAIALLATLLFWFLFPRLDTSQRMDPDEDQS; from the coding sequence ATGACAGATACCGAGACAGAGACGCTTTCACTGGAAAAGACTGATTTCACACTGAAAATGCGGCTGATTGTGATGATGTTCCTGCAATACTTTGTGCAGGGCTGCTATCTGCCCATCATCACGCTCTACCTGATTGATGCCCTGGGCTTCTCCGCATTTCAGATCGGTGTATTCGGGGCGGCACTTGCCGTAGGCCCCCTGCTCGCCCCGTTTGTGTTCGGTCAGATCGTCGACCGACATTATGCGACAGAGCGCGTGCTCGCGTTCTGCCATTTATCGGGTGGCGTGATCATGCTGGCTCTGTTTCTTCAACAGAGTTACTGGCCGGTCGTGATTCTGGGCGTGCTGTATTCGATTCTGTATGTCCCTACCATGATGCTCACGAATTCCCTTTCGTTTCAGCATCTGAAAGACAGTGACCGCGAATTTCCCCTGATCCGTTTGTGGGGAACCATCGGATTTGTGGTTCCCGCCTGGCTGGCAGAGGGACTCTTTTTGCGCGGACTTTCGGGTGACGCGTTGAATACAGGCCGGGGTATTGTGTTGGCGATGGCGGGGGTGGCTGGTCTGTTGATGGCTGCCTACTGTTTATCGCTCCCGCATACGCCGCCGGTGAGTAAAGATAAGAAAGACCTGGCCCCGGGTAAGGTGCTGAAGATGCTGAAATACCGGCACTTCCTGGTGCTGGTGCTGGTCGCCTTTATTATTTCGATCGTGCATAAGTTCTACTTCCAGTGGAACAGCCCGTTTCTGAAAAACGTCCTTGTCATGGGAGACGTCACAGGGGCCTGGGAGCAGCGAATCAGTTCGATTGGACAGGTGTTTGAAGTGCTCGTGATGGCGGTCCTTGGATTCGCCCTCAAGAAATTCGGGTTCAAACTGGTTATGCTGGTCGGTCTGCTCTCCTACCTGGTTCGCAGCCTGATCTTTGCTTACGCCTCTACATTGAGCGATGCGTTTCCGCTGGCAATGGCGTTGACCTGTCTGGGCCAAGCGATGCATGGTCTCTGTTTTGGCTGCTTCCTGGCGGCTGCTTACATCTATGTCGATAAGGTCTGTCCGCTGGATGCACGCGGCAGTATGCAGACGTTTTTCGGAACGTTTGTCTTTGGACTGGGGATGTTTGCCGGCGGGTTCATCAGCGGTTCGATCGGTGACTATTTTACATCGCCCGGAAAAGAGACGCTGGTGCGGACGGCGTGGAATATCGAGTCGCAGACTGGCATCCAGGCTTTCACCCAGAAAAACCTCGAAGGGCATCCGATAGATCTGCTCCGCGACTGGCCGGGAATCTGGCTCAGCAGTGCCGCGATTGCACTGTTGGCGACGCTGTTGTTCTGGTTCCTCTTTCCCAGGCTCGACACGTCCCAGCGTATGGATCCGGATGAAGACCAAAGTTGA
- a CDS encoding DUF1559 domain-containing protein, with protein MANWYVKRGSEIAGPLTQQRLKELATEGRIKDTDLIRKGEDGSFIEAHQIPGLLPDEDFETVSSSREPATKNNKSMLFIIAVLGGGGILVVLVLMALLLPAILSARDAARRSHSKNNLKMIAIGIHNYHDTHSVFPPGGTARTDGTPYHSWQTYILPFVDNAPLYNRVDFNEPWSAPQNQTLFQLQLPVYLNPQIKDKYTPAGLALSHYMANEKALNENSNLRIRNITDGTSNTILAFEAGDNFKAWGDPTNFGNPVDYIGSGAKSAFRGGSHVMLGDGAVRFVSENIDPGVLEALSTPAGGEIVGEF; from the coding sequence ATGGCAAACTGGTACGTGAAACGAGGCTCTGAAATCGCTGGCCCTCTGACTCAGCAGCGTCTCAAGGAACTGGCTACAGAGGGACGCATCAAGGACACAGACCTCATCCGCAAGGGAGAAGACGGCTCGTTCATCGAAGCACACCAGATTCCCGGTCTGTTACCGGACGAGGATTTTGAAACGGTTTCCTCCTCCCGCGAGCCAGCAACAAAAAATAATAAATCAATGCTGTTTATCATCGCCGTGCTGGGGGGAGGTGGAATTCTGGTTGTGCTCGTCCTGATGGCATTACTGCTGCCGGCCATCCTGTCGGCACGTGACGCCGCCCGCCGATCACACTCAAAAAATAACCTGAAGATGATCGCAATTGGCATCCACAATTACCACGATACTCACAGTGTATTTCCACCTGGAGGAACAGCCCGCACCGATGGTACTCCCTACCACAGTTGGCAGACCTATATTCTGCCTTTCGTAGACAACGCACCGCTCTACAATCGAGTCGATTTTAATGAGCCCTGGTCTGCCCCGCAAAATCAGACTCTGTTTCAGCTGCAGCTACCTGTCTACCTGAACCCACAGATCAAGGATAAATATACCCCCGCCGGTCTGGCATTGTCACATTATATGGCCAATGAGAAAGCATTAAACGAAAACAGCAATCTACGGATCCGGAACATCACAGATGGTACTTCGAATACCATACTCGCATTTGAAGCGGGAGATAATTTCAAAGCCTGGGGAGATCCCACGAATTTTGGGAATCCCGTCGACTATATTGGCTCAGGTGCGAAATCCGCGTTCCGCGGCGGCAGCCACGTCATGCTGGGAGACGGCGCCGTGCGCTTCGTTTCAGAAAACATTGATCCCGGCGTTCTGGAAGCATTAAGTACTCCCGCTGGCGGCGAAATCGTGGGAGAGTTCTAA
- a CDS encoding DUF1559 domain-containing protein: MANWYVKRGSETAGPLTQDRIKELAAQGKIEETDLIRKGDQGDFFPAGQIPGLLPDPESERPPTPQAPSSPANTPPARKKKHSSLPILLCIGFLAGLSFLFILYEAWNRSHQAALRETSYNRLRQMGLAIHNYHDIFRHFPPGGTLRDDGTPMHSWQTAILPELGLEQSRLYDQIDQDQPWSSPQNQQVFRYQVSQYLNPAISETATPDGLGLSHYVGNELLLKKKTPLRFRDVTDSAANTIMALEAGENFKAWGDPGNIAKPHEILGPSQKKSFKGGTHVLMLDGSVRFISENTDPEILRSLSTPDGNERIWDY, from the coding sequence ATGGCCAACTGGTATGTCAAACGAGGATCAGAGACAGCTGGCCCCTTAACTCAAGACCGGATTAAAGAACTCGCCGCTCAGGGGAAAATAGAAGAAACGGACCTGATTCGAAAAGGGGATCAAGGCGATTTCTTTCCTGCAGGTCAGATTCCGGGATTATTACCTGATCCTGAGTCAGAGCGCCCTCCCACACCTCAGGCACCATCTTCCCCAGCGAATACACCTCCCGCCCGGAAGAAAAAACATTCCAGCCTGCCAATCCTTCTCTGCATCGGATTCTTAGCAGGGCTTTCTTTTTTATTCATTCTTTATGAAGCCTGGAACAGATCGCATCAGGCCGCGCTGCGTGAGACCTCTTATAATCGCTTGCGACAGATGGGGCTGGCAATCCATAACTATCACGATATATTCAGACATTTTCCTCCAGGAGGAACACTCAGGGATGATGGCACCCCCATGCATAGCTGGCAAACAGCAATATTACCTGAACTTGGCCTGGAACAATCACGGTTATACGATCAGATTGATCAAGATCAACCATGGTCTTCTCCACAGAACCAGCAAGTATTTCGATACCAGGTTAGTCAGTACCTGAATCCTGCCATATCAGAAACAGCGACTCCAGACGGCCTGGGACTATCGCACTATGTTGGAAATGAACTGTTATTAAAGAAAAAGACTCCACTCAGATTTCGTGATGTTACGGACAGTGCAGCCAACACCATCATGGCTCTGGAAGCTGGTGAAAACTTCAAAGCGTGGGGGGATCCAGGCAACATTGCTAAACCCCATGAGATACTGGGGCCCAGTCAGAAAAAATCTTTTAAGGGAGGCACCCATGTTCTCATGCTTGATGGAAGCGTGCGTTTCATTTCAGAAAATACTGATCCTGAAATCTTACGAAGTTTAAGTACTCCCGATGGAAATGAACGGATCTGGGACTATTGA
- a CDS encoding DUF1559 domain-containing protein — protein MNSQPDSETRTLAASNNFTPTASTLVLILAGCLFSLILLLFLFQNILQGKFHQSSNGTQADKIDARVVTTRTQPSAPKTSLGRIFLATDRSNSKKHLNQIGLAMYNYHGTHRVLPPGRTETKSGHPYHSWQTYLLPYLYRGDIYYQLDFKKPWDDPRNYKVFQQEVPEYLNPVIKEKLAPDGTALSHYVGNILVLKENESLPFNQITDGMDNTIFAIGRGNNFHNWGDPTSLADPQTLIGPDRVSAFPDGTQALMSSGAVRFISKNIDPAILKALSTPDSNDSIGDF, from the coding sequence ATGAATTCACAGCCCGACTCTGAAACACGTACTCTTGCAGCTTCAAACAATTTTACTCCCACAGCGTCGACGCTGGTTTTGATTCTGGCGGGCTGTCTGTTCTCCCTGATTCTGCTCCTCTTCCTGTTTCAGAACATTCTGCAGGGCAAATTCCATCAATCGTCTAACGGAACCCAAGCCGATAAAATCGATGCCCGGGTTGTCACCACACGAACGCAACCATCCGCCCCGAAAACGTCTCTGGGGCGGATCTTTCTGGCCACCGATCGTTCTAACTCAAAAAAACATCTGAATCAGATCGGTCTGGCAATGTATAATTATCACGGAACACACAGAGTGCTACCGCCAGGCAGGACTGAAACCAAATCAGGTCATCCCTATCACAGTTGGCAGACCTACCTGCTCCCCTACCTCTATCGAGGTGATATTTATTACCAGCTCGATTTCAAGAAACCGTGGGACGATCCGAGAAATTACAAAGTGTTTCAACAGGAGGTGCCAGAGTACCTCAATCCCGTCATCAAAGAGAAGCTTGCCCCTGATGGAACAGCCCTGTCTCACTATGTGGGAAACATCCTGGTTTTGAAAGAAAATGAGAGTCTGCCATTTAATCAGATCACGGATGGAATGGACAATACAATCTTCGCCATAGGTCGAGGCAACAACTTTCATAATTGGGGGGATCCGACTTCGCTGGCGGATCCACAAACTCTGATTGGCCCCGATCGGGTATCTGCTTTCCCTGACGGAACCCAGGCTTTGATGTCGAGCGGTGCGGTACGCTTCATCTCAAAGAACATCGATCCTGCTATTCTCAAAGCACTGAGCACCCCGGACAGCAATGATTCGATTGGCGATTTTTAG
- a CDS encoding DUF4339 domain-containing protein has product MSNLYLEQASEITGPFTRGALKELASQGKISPRDQIREGMSGTGIQAREIPGLLPTLKKSSVPSRPRGRKSRERVHDLDLESSPLLTIEQKEWIVIICGSIFMGSLLLIPLIQALVNLL; this is encoded by the coding sequence ATGTCTAACTTATACCTTGAACAAGCCTCTGAAATCACGGGCCCTTTCACGCGAGGTGCGCTGAAAGAACTCGCATCGCAGGGAAAAATCTCTCCCCGGGACCAGATTCGCGAGGGAATGTCAGGCACGGGAATTCAGGCACGCGAGATCCCCGGACTGTTACCAACCCTCAAGAAGTCCAGTGTTCCGTCTCGTCCCCGAGGCAGGAAATCAAGAGAGCGGGTACACGATCTGGACCTCGAATCCAGCCCGCTACTGACGATCGAGCAGAAAGAATGGATCGTCATTATCTGTGGTTCGATCTTTATGGGCAGCCTGTTGCTGATTCCCCTGATCCAGGCACTCGTGAACCTGTTATAA